The Deinococcus wulumuqiensis R12 genome has a window encoding:
- the crtI gene encoding phytoene desaturase family protein, which yields MTSPLPWPAPSPYTRRKTALVVGSGFGGLALGIRLQSLGFDTTILERLDGPGGRAYQKRTPDGYVFDMGPTVITVPHFIEELFALERDRAHLDAPDYPPEVLSGERVRGGVSGGPRTSEYVTLVPILPFYRIVFHDGTFFDYDGDPDSTRRQIAELAPQDLAGYERFHADAEAIFRRGFLELGYTHFGDVPTMLRVVPDLLKLDAVRTLFSFTSKYFQSDKMRQVFSFETLLVGGNPLNVPAIYAMIHFVEKTWGIHYALGGTGALVRGLVRKFGELGGTIRYGAGVKEIVVDGRLPGQRTARGVRLESGEELEADLVASNGDWANTYLKRVPARARLVNSDLRVRAARQSMGLLVVYFGFRGGDELPLKHHNILLGPRYEALLTEIFGKKVLGEDFSQYLHVPTLTDPDLAPAGHHAAYTLVPVPHNGSGIDWKVEGPRLADAALADIEARGLIPGLRGRLTHFEFVTPDYFEGTLDSYLGNAFGPEPQLVQSAFFRPHNRSEDVRNLYLVGAGAQPGAGTPSVMMSAKMTARLIAEDFGIHADIRR from the coding sequence ATGACATCCCCTCTTCCCTGGCCTGCTCCTTCGCCCTACACCCGCCGCAAGACGGCCCTGGTCGTCGGGTCGGGCTTCGGCGGCCTCGCGCTCGGTATCCGGCTGCAAAGCCTGGGCTTCGACACCACGATTCTGGAACGGCTGGACGGGCCGGGGGGCCGCGCCTACCAGAAGCGCACGCCTGACGGTTACGTGTTCGACATGGGGCCGACGGTCATCACCGTGCCGCACTTTATCGAGGAATTGTTCGCGCTGGAGCGGGACCGCGCCCACCTGGACGCCCCCGACTACCCGCCGGAGGTGCTGAGCGGCGAGCGGGTCAGGGGGGGCGTGAGCGGTGGCCCCCGCACGAGCGAGTACGTCACCCTGGTGCCGATTTTGCCCTTCTACCGCATCGTGTTTCACGACGGCACCTTTTTCGACTACGACGGCGACCCCGACAGCACCCGGCGCCAGATTGCCGAACTCGCGCCGCAGGACCTCGCGGGCTACGAGCGCTTTCATGCCGACGCCGAGGCCATCTTCCGGCGTGGCTTTCTGGAACTGGGGTACACCCACTTCGGCGACGTGCCCACCATGCTGCGGGTGGTGCCGGACCTGCTGAAACTCGACGCGGTGCGGACGCTGTTTTCCTTTACGTCCAAATATTTCCAGTCGGACAAGATGCGGCAGGTCTTTTCCTTCGAGACGCTGCTGGTGGGCGGCAACCCGCTGAACGTGCCCGCCATCTACGCGATGATTCACTTTGTCGAGAAAACCTGGGGCATTCACTACGCCCTCGGCGGCACCGGGGCGCTGGTGCGCGGGCTGGTGCGCAAGTTCGGGGAACTCGGTGGGACCATTCGGTACGGGGCCGGGGTGAAGGAGATTGTGGTGGACGGCCGCTTGCCCGGCCAGCGGACGGCGCGGGGCGTGCGGCTCGAAAGCGGCGAGGAGCTTGAGGCCGACCTCGTGGCGAGCAACGGCGACTGGGCCAACACCTACCTCAAGCGGGTTCCGGCGCGGGCGCGGCTGGTCAATTCCGACCTGCGGGTGCGGGCGGCGCGGCAGAGCATGGGCCTGCTGGTGGTGTACTTCGGCTTCCGGGGCGGGGACGAGTTGCCGCTCAAGCACCACAACATTCTGCTGGGACCGCGCTACGAGGCGCTGCTCACGGAGATTTTCGGCAAAAAGGTGCTGGGCGAGGACTTCAGCCAGTACCTGCATGTGCCCACACTCACCGACCCGGACCTCGCTCCCGCCGGACACCACGCCGCCTACACCCTGGTTCCTGTGCCGCACAACGGCAGCGGGATTGACTGGAAGGTGGAAGGGCCGAGGCTGGCCGACGCCGCGCTGGCCGACATCGAGGCGCGGGGGCTGATTCCGGGGCTGCGCGGGCGGCTGACCCACTTCGAGTTCGTCACGCCCGACTATTTCGAAGGCACGCTCGACAGCTACCTGGGCAACGCCTTCGGGCCGGAGCCGCAACTGGTCCAAAGCGCCTTTTTCCGCCCCCACAACCGCAGCGAGGACGTGCGCAACCTCTACCTCGTCGGCGCGGGGGCGCAGCCGGGCGCGGGCACCCCCAGCGTGATGATGTCGGCCAAGATGACGGCGCGGCTCATCGCCGAGGACTTCGGTATTCACGCCGACATCCGGCGCTGA
- a CDS encoding sensor histidine kinase, which yields MSEGLAPADARPAVFVVSPAAEYATVLAAELPGAEVRWVPDGDQLLREAHARIPQVAVLYDRVPGTPLPQVLGILRQRAELAATHWLAVGSSGLGELLGAGADALIGDTTPPQALAAQVLTLLRRASQQTQLHERVERLQGRLDTWEHDEQVRDQLVHMLVHDLKNPIAAVIGLLQIIEEDAGLSDESRELLRLCRDESQHLLHLSVNMLDVRKIQAGKMNLRRELMFSPMFEEVIELARGDVGSALRERRLSVQVARDLSPVSADPEILRRVLANLLSNALKHSLSGSGIFVNVQPERQGGGVLISVRDEGEGIPAEDIPNLFAAFEQSRLTLHGRFDTGMGLAFCKMAIEQHGGRIWVESVRGEGSEFCMTLPYAQDVEDDEDDDYAELLI from the coding sequence GTGAGCGAGGGCCTCGCCCCGGCGGACGCCCGGCCCGCCGTGTTCGTGGTGTCGCCCGCAGCGGAGTACGCGACCGTGCTCGCCGCCGAGTTGCCGGGCGCCGAGGTGCGCTGGGTGCCCGACGGCGACCAGCTGCTGCGGGAGGCCCACGCCCGGATTCCCCAGGTGGCAGTTCTGTACGACCGGGTGCCGGGCACGCCGCTGCCCCAGGTGCTGGGCATCCTGCGGCAGCGGGCCGAACTCGCCGCCACACACTGGCTGGCGGTGGGGTCTTCGGGGCTGGGCGAACTGCTCGGCGCCGGGGCCGACGCGCTCATCGGCGACACCACTCCGCCCCAGGCACTCGCCGCCCAGGTCCTCACCCTGCTGCGCCGCGCCTCGCAACAGACGCAGCTGCACGAACGGGTCGAACGTCTGCAGGGCCGCCTCGACACCTGGGAACACGACGAGCAGGTGCGCGACCAGCTGGTGCATATGCTGGTCCACGACCTGAAAAACCCCATCGCGGCGGTGATCGGCCTGCTTCAGATCATCGAGGAGGACGCCGGACTCTCGGACGAGTCGCGTGAGCTGCTGCGGCTGTGCCGGGACGAGTCGCAGCACCTGCTGCACCTGTCGGTGAACATGCTCGATGTCCGCAAGATTCAGGCGGGCAAGATGAACCTGCGGCGCGAACTGATGTTCAGCCCGATGTTCGAGGAAGTCATCGAACTCGCCCGGGGCGACGTGGGCAGCGCCCTGCGCGAGCGCCGCCTGAGCGTGCAGGTGGCCCGCGACCTCAGTCCGGTCAGCGCCGACCCCGAGATTTTGCGCCGGGTGCTCGCCAATCTGCTGAGCAACGCCCTCAAGCACAGCCTGAGTGGAAGCGGCATTTTCGTGAACGTGCAGCCCGAGCGACAGGGCGGGGGCGTTCTCATCAGCGTGCGCGACGAGGGCGAGGGCATTCCCGCCGAGGACATCCCCAACCTGTTCGCCGCCTTCGAGCAAAGCCGCCTGACCCTGCATGGCCGCTTCGACACCGGCATGGGCCTGGCCTTTTGCAAGATGGCCATCGAGCAGCACGGCGGGCGCATCTGGGTCGAGTCGGTGCGCGGCGAAGGCTCCGAGTTCTGCATGACGCTGCCCTATGCCCAGGACGTAGAGGACGACGAGGACGACGATTACGCCGAGCTGCTGATCTGA
- the rraA gene encoding ribonuclease E activity regulator RraA translates to MPDFTPTTDLSDAWPQAQVAAPVFRDFGGRVRFQGEAVTLRVSDNNPLVRQTLQTPGEGRVLVVDGGGSLNCALLGGNLGIFGVENGWAGVIVHGCVRDTAELRGLDLGIRALAAHPRRSGKREEGERDVPLTFAGVTVRPGDRVVADEDGWLVLGADLVPEPKL, encoded by the coding sequence ATGCCCGACTTCACACCGACCACCGACCTGAGTGACGCCTGGCCACAAGCACAGGTGGCGGCGCCCGTCTTTCGCGATTTCGGAGGCCGGGTCCGTTTTCAGGGTGAAGCCGTGACCCTGCGCGTGAGCGACAACAACCCGCTGGTGCGCCAGACGCTTCAGACGCCCGGCGAAGGCCGCGTGCTGGTCGTGGACGGCGGCGGCAGCCTGAACTGTGCGCTGCTCGGCGGCAACCTGGGGATCTTCGGTGTCGAGAACGGCTGGGCCGGAGTGATTGTTCACGGCTGCGTGCGCGACACCGCCGAGTTGCGCGGCCTCGACCTCGGCATTCGGGCGCTGGCGGCGCACCCCCGGCGCAGTGGCAAGCGGGAAGAGGGAGAGCGCGACGTGCCCCTGACCTTCGCGGGCGTGACCGTTCGCCCCGGTGACCGGGTGGTGGCCGACGAGGACGGGTGGCTGGTCCTCGGCGCGGACCTGGTCCCAGAGCCGAAACTGTGA
- a CDS encoding CPBP family intramembrane glutamic endopeptidase yields the protein MTAPDRPPSPPARTEEQVTPAVPATPRPVWPEDVEVQPAPPETQPNPPENGPQITALSGSRAALTLLVVQNVVSALAMGVWLPLGPGGQTVRVGLGLPLGTALLLSFAVSVGVALTAFRPSIAALRSDTRWRTPPSWGTALAAFVLAFLASRAFVVAYVMLVPSASDTVPQFLSRGLDVLPLVLAAGLLIPFAEEVAFRGLMMRGQERAAGFGVAAVASSAAFALAHGVPASIVGIVPLAYVLARLTQHTGSLWNAVIVHALNNLLAVILGLFLLGKAAQSQSSELLASEALRVPVALVALVFGGAVLTVLHLWLTPRPDPQERRAPGPWVSASYVVMVLFGLAMALLSFPAVQRLLDSPGSVLR from the coding sequence ATGACTGCCCCGGACCGCCCGCCGTCCCCGCCTGCCCGGACCGAGGAGCAGGTGACGCCCGCCGTCCCCGCCACGCCCCGTCCGGTCTGGCCGGAGGATGTGGAAGTCCAGCCCGCGCCCCCCGAGACCCAGCCGAATCCCCCGGAGAACGGGCCGCAGATCACCGCCCTCAGCGGCAGCCGCGCCGCCCTGACGCTTCTGGTGGTGCAAAACGTGGTGTCGGCCCTGGCGATGGGGGTCTGGCTGCCGCTGGGTCCGGGTGGGCAGACGGTGCGCGTCGGGCTGGGGTTGCCGCTGGGCACGGCGCTGCTGCTGTCGTTCGCCGTCTCGGTGGGCGTGGCGCTGACCGCCTTCAGGCCGAGCATCGCCGCGCTCCGCTCCGACACGCGCTGGCGCACGCCGCCGTCGTGGGGCACGGCGCTGGCGGCCTTCGTGCTGGCGTTTCTGGCGTCGCGGGCCTTCGTGGTCGCCTACGTGATGCTGGTGCCGAGCGCGTCCGACACCGTGCCGCAGTTTCTGTCGCGGGGGCTGGACGTTTTGCCGCTGGTGCTGGCGGCGGGGCTGCTGATTCCCTTCGCCGAGGAAGTCGCCTTCCGGGGCCTGATGATGCGCGGTCAGGAGCGGGCCGCCGGTTTCGGGGTGGCGGCGGTGGCGAGCAGCGCGGCGTTTGCCCTGGCGCACGGGGTTCCGGCGAGCATCGTGGGCATCGTGCCGCTGGCCTACGTGCTGGCGCGGCTGACCCAGCACACCGGCAGCCTGTGGAACGCCGTCATCGTCCACGCCCTGAACAACCTGCTGGCGGTGATCCTGGGCCTGTTCCTGCTCGGCAAGGCGGCCCAGAGCCAGAGCAGTGAGCTGCTGGCGAGCGAGGCGCTGCGTGTGCCGGTGGCCCTGGTCGCCCTGGTGTTCGGCGGCGCCGTGCTCACGGTCTTGCACCTGTGGCTCACCCCCCGGCCCGACCCGCAGGAGCGCCGTGCCCCCGGCCCCTGGGTCAGCGCCTCCTACGTGGTGATGGTGCTGTTCGGGCTGGCGATGGCGCTGCTCAGCTTCCCGGCGGTGCAGCGCCTGCTCGACTCGCCCGGTTCCGTCCTGCGCTGA
- a CDS encoding PolC-type DNA polymerase III produces the protein MTAGITKGKGSPWPQDVVVFDLETTGFSPASAAIVEIGAVRIVGGRIDEALKFETLVRPTRPDGSVLSIPWQAQQVHGISDEMVRSAPTIEQALPGFLDFVGGSAVVAHNVGFDGSFMRAGAGRLGLSWAPERELCTMQLSRRAFPRERAHNLTILAERLGLEFAPGGRHRSYGDVQVTAQAYLRLRELLGESG, from the coding sequence GTGACGGCAGGTATAACGAAAGGAAAGGGCAGCCCCTGGCCGCAGGACGTGGTGGTGTTCGACCTGGAGACGACCGGGTTTTCCCCGGCCAGCGCCGCCATCGTCGAAATCGGCGCGGTGAGGATCGTGGGCGGACGCATCGACGAGGCGCTGAAGTTCGAGACGCTGGTGCGCCCCACCCGGCCCGACGGCAGCGTGCTCAGCATTCCCTGGCAGGCCCAGCAGGTTCACGGCATCAGCGACGAGATGGTGCGCTCGGCCCCCACCATCGAACAGGCCCTGCCCGGATTTCTGGACTTCGTGGGCGGATCGGCGGTGGTGGCCCACAACGTCGGCTTCGACGGCAGCTTCATGCGGGCAGGCGCCGGGCGCCTGGGCCTGAGCTGGGCGCCCGAGCGCGAGCTGTGCACCATGCAGCTCTCGCGCCGCGCCTTTCCCCGCGAACGGGCGCACAACCTGACCATCCTGGCCGAGCGGCTGGGGCTGGAATTCGCCCCCGGCGGGCGACACCGCAGTTACGGCGACGTGCAGGTGACCGCCCAGGCCTACCTGCGCCTGCGCGAACTGCTCGGGGAGAGCGGGTAA
- a CDS encoding phosphodiester glycosidase family protein: MLAFSLVARSCSPLGAGILTAALCLTGGGAQARPVAIGGSVQAASVGTRWLGGTVGGTEMLPVWALPRLGVEVRNDPNDLRLKWGGRELRYAPGRGWRALGLTLGAPLPAPQLEGQSLYAPLAALRLLGVPLEADAPDLLAFAAPLRVPGETLPPSPDLPPSPEMSASPVVPARVPVGAVTTAPSPARTSLLPLPDFGVRLQTVRVGRELHRQIETQRVVLELSAPVAPEVQRTANGLAVRLPGVGTVTGEQTLASGDTLSLDMDAGGSWVRLQTGGGRSEVFTLSDPPRVVIDTVTQLGREVPPPINPQALPAGVTYRQLGGLHLLSFDPARFQAQVVSAPRGTFAEVAQLVAQVGGTAGVNASYFDPASALPVDLVVSGGLMTAASLEKRAAVGLLPGGGLVFGYPRPRYRLRGPFGEVQANAVTSRARPDWLTAFVGDGHTETGAAGFLTLHVRLGGRTVERAVSGPHVPPVGTLTLTFDPDRFAQLPRQAGEALEVSLDWRSDDAPWPLTRDALSAGPLLVQAGRAVTDPRREGFNTAASIWRPTRQVALGLWKGQPTVAYLEHGTPEAFAAALVGAGLSDALRLDSGSSASAYLTGGYGNLGGYLNTVWGRPVPNAIVFVPKLTGAVSEGR, from the coding sequence ATGCTGGCTTTTTCCCTGGTCGCCCGCTCATGCTCGCCGCTGGGCGCCGGGATACTCACGGCGGCGCTCTGCCTGACGGGAGGAGGAGCGCAGGCCCGGCCCGTCGCCATCGGGGGCAGCGTGCAGGCGGCCAGCGTGGGCACCCGCTGGCTGGGCGGGACTGTGGGCGGCACGGAGATGCTGCCGGTCTGGGCGCTGCCCCGGCTGGGGGTCGAGGTCCGCAACGACCCGAACGACCTGCGCCTGAAGTGGGGAGGACGCGAACTGCGGTACGCCCCGGGCCGGGGCTGGCGGGCGCTGGGCCTGACCCTGGGTGCGCCCCTGCCCGCGCCGCAACTCGAGGGCCAGAGCCTGTACGCGCCGCTCGCCGCCCTGCGCCTGCTGGGGGTGCCGCTGGAAGCCGACGCGCCGGACCTGCTCGCCTTCGCCGCGCCGCTGCGGGTGCCGGGAGAGACGCTGCCGCCCTCGCCCGATTTGCCCCCCTCGCCTGAGATGTCGGCCTCCCCCGTGGTGCCTGCCCGCGTTCCGGTGGGGGCCGTGACCACCGCCCCGTCCCCGGCCCGGACCTCGCTCTTGCCCCTGCCGGACTTCGGCGTCCGGCTCCAGACGGTGCGGGTGGGCCGCGAACTGCACCGCCAGATAGAGACGCAGCGGGTGGTCCTCGAACTCTCGGCGCCGGTGGCCCCGGAGGTGCAGCGCACGGCGAACGGGCTGGCGGTGCGGCTGCCGGGGGTGGGGACCGTGACTGGCGAGCAGACCCTCGCCTCGGGGGACACGCTGAGCCTGGACATGGATGCGGGGGGGAGCTGGGTGCGCCTGCAAACCGGCGGTGGCCGCAGCGAGGTGTTCACGCTCAGCGACCCTCCCCGCGTGGTGATCGACACGGTGACGCAACTGGGCCGCGAGGTGCCGCCGCCGATCAATCCGCAGGCCCTGCCCGCAGGCGTGACCTACCGGCAGCTCGGCGGGCTGCACCTGCTCAGCTTCGACCCGGCCCGCTTTCAGGCGCAGGTGGTGTCGGCGCCGCGCGGGACGTTTGCCGAGGTCGCGCAGCTCGTCGCGCAGGTGGGCGGGACAGCGGGGGTCAACGCCAGTTATTTCGACCCGGCCTCGGCACTGCCGGTGGACCTGGTGGTCAGCGGTGGCCTGATGACCGCCGCCAGCCTGGAAAAACGCGCCGCCGTGGGCCTGCTGCCGGGGGGCGGCCTCGTCTTCGGGTATCCCAGACCGCGCTACCGTCTGCGCGGCCCTTTCGGTGAGGTGCAGGCCAACGCGGTGACCAGCCGGGCGAGGCCGGACTGGCTGACCGCCTTTGTCGGTGACGGCCACACGGAAACGGGCGCGGCGGGGTTCCTGACCCTGCATGTCCGGCTGGGCGGGAGAACAGTCGAGCGGGCCGTGTCCGGTCCTCACGTGCCCCCGGTGGGCACCCTCACCCTGACCTTCGACCCTGACCGCTTCGCGCAGTTGCCCCGGCAGGCGGGCGAGGCGCTGGAGGTCAGCCTCGACTGGCGCTCGGACGACGCGCCCTGGCCGCTGACCCGCGACGCCCTGAGCGCCGGGCCGCTGCTGGTTCAGGCGGGCCGCGCCGTGACCGACCCCCGGCGTGAGGGCTTCAACACCGCCGCTTCCATCTGGCGCCCGACCCGGCAGGTGGCGCTGGGGCTGTGGAAAGGCCAGCCCACCGTCGCCTATCTGGAACACGGCACCCCCGAGGCTTTTGCCGCCGCGCTGGTCGGCGCGGGCCTGAGTGACGCCCTGCGCCTCGACAGCGGCAGCAGCGCCAGCGCCTACCTGACCGGCGGCTACGGGAACCTGGGGGGCTACCTCAACACGGTGTGGGGCCGCCCGGTGCCCAACGCCATCGTGTTCGTGCCGAAGCTGACAGGTGCAGTGAGTGAGGGCCGATAG
- a CDS encoding roadblock/LC7 domain-containing protein, whose translation MIEPSLALYGEAFARVDQHLEELLGVTGVRYCLLVDRKGFVLSHKEALWAPRPPALDSVATLVASNAAATTALANMLGEATFAEQTHQGENGTLYVESVGSDALLTLIFDSSVALGKVKVYARKTIGKLEPILQEVSDLPEPELGADFSQGAAALLDDLLG comes from the coding sequence ATGATTGAACCTTCACTTGCCCTGTACGGCGAAGCGTTCGCCCGGGTCGATCAGCATCTGGAAGAGCTGCTCGGCGTCACCGGCGTGCGCTACTGCCTGCTGGTGGACCGCAAGGGCTTCGTGCTTTCGCACAAAGAGGCTCTGTGGGCGCCCCGCCCCCCCGCGCTGGACTCGGTCGCCACGCTGGTCGCCAGCAACGCCGCCGCCACCACCGCGCTGGCGAACATGCTGGGTGAAGCCACGTTCGCGGAGCAGACCCATCAGGGTGAAAACGGCACGCTGTACGTCGAATCGGTCGGCAGCGACGCCCTGCTGACCCTGATTTTCGACTCCAGCGTGGCGCTGGGCAAGGTCAAGGTGTACGCCCGCAAGACCATCGGCAAGCTCGAACCCATTCTTCAGGAAGTCAGCGACCTGCCCGAACCCGAACTCGGCGCCGACTTCAGTCAGGGCGCTGCGGCCCTGCTCGACGACCTGCTCGGGTAA
- a CDS encoding GTP-binding protein, which yields MSTINFAAREINCKIVYYGPGMCGKTTNLKHVFGKVPGHLRGEMVSLATEDERTLFFDFLPLDLGTVQGFKTRFHLYTVPGQVFYNASRKLILRGVDGIIFVADSAPGRLRANAESMRNLRENLAEHGIDINDVPIVIQINKRDLPDALPTAMIRAVIDPHKRYPTYEAVASNGTGVFETLKATSRLVLERLSRNR from the coding sequence GTGAGTACCATCAACTTCGCCGCCCGTGAAATCAACTGCAAAATCGTGTACTACGGCCCCGGTATGTGCGGCAAAACCACCAACCTCAAGCATGTGTTCGGCAAGGTGCCCGGCCACCTGCGCGGCGAGATGGTCAGCCTCGCCACCGAGGACGAGCGCACCCTGTTTTTCGACTTCCTGCCGCTCGACCTCGGCACCGTGCAGGGCTTCAAGACCCGGTTTCACCTGTACACCGTGCCGGGGCAGGTCTTTTACAACGCCAGCCGCAAGCTGATTTTGCGCGGTGTGGACGGCATCATCTTCGTGGCCGACTCGGCGCCCGGACGCCTGCGGGCCAACGCCGAGAGCATGCGCAACCTGCGTGAGAACCTCGCCGAACACGGCATCGACATCAACGACGTGCCCATCGTCATTCAAATCAACAAGCGCGACCTTCCCGACGCCCTGCCCACCGCCATGATCCGCGCTGTGATCGACCCGCACAAGCGCTACCCCACCTACGAAGCCGTCGCCTCGAACGGCACGGGCGTGTTCGAGACGCTCAAGGCCACCAGCCGCCTCGTGCTCGAAAGGCTCTCGCGCAACCGCTGA